The genomic window AACATATTGCACCTTGTACGCTGCTGCTTGCAGATACGGTTGGTGGAGCTTGGTTGTCGAGTAAAACTAAAACAGAATCCAATAAGCTTGGGCAGCCATTAAACACCGTGTAAACCGAGTACCACGTACTTTGTGTAGGATTTACACTAATGTTTTTTGTTTGTTGATTTGTGCTCCAATAATACGTAACAGGATTATATAGAGCAGTGTCAACAGATGCTGATAATTGCAGTGCAGTAGCGGAAGATACACAATAGTAGAGAGTGTCATTGTTGTTGTCTATTGCAGGGTCGGCTGTTGGATTTATAACAAAATGATACCCGTTTGATTTGCTGCTAGCGCATCCAATGCTATTGGTAGAAGTAACTCGTACGGTATCGGTAGTTGTAAGTGTGTTATTGGTATATACATTTGATGGGCCATTTTGTACCACTGAATTATTTAGGTAGAACGTATATTGGTTTAGTCCGCTTGGTGATGCCGTAAACAAAACAGTTTGATGGTTGCAAATGGAGCCGGTTGCATTTGCTGCAAGGGTAACGGACGTGTAAGGCAAAACAACTACAGTTGCCGTATCGGCAGGAGTGTTGCTGCATCCCAAATAATCAGAAGCCGTTACTAAAATTTGATTGTTCCCAACTGCTAGTCCACTTGTCGTGTAAGCATTGGAAGAAGAGTTTTGAACAGTACTTCCGTTGTACGTAAATTGATAATTGCTAAGTCCGGCAGGCGATACTGTAAGCGTATAAGGAGCACCTTGGCAAATGGAGTCGTTTGCTACGCTTGCCGAAAATGTTACGAATGGCAATGGTACAATACTAATCGAGTTGGCTGCTGATGTGTCTAAACAGCCCATAAAATTGGACACTACATAAAATGAATATGTTCCTGAAATGTTGTTTGTAATGTAAACAGGATTTGCGCTAGAAGCTAAAGACGATGTGGCGTTGTAGAATTGATAATTATCATATGTTGCAGGAGATGCAGTTAATGTAATAGGAACGCCAAAACAAACACTGTCGTTACTTGCGCTTAAGCTTAGTGTTACAACCGGCTTATTAATAAAATCAACAGAAATACTTTTATCTGCCGTTGGACATAATGGCTCTGCTGTGTTTTTTAGTACAACATGAATTGTGGTGTCCGTTGTTGGAACTACTGAATACGATGTAGTGGAGCCGAATACACCACCATTCCAACTGGAATTAAATGTTGCAGGTGTAATATTGGAAATAGAAGCAATTGCCTGTGTGGCTTGACAAACCTGAGTTGTTCCGGATAATGTAAATGTAATTCCTGTGCAAGGAATTGCATAACACGTTTGAGCATTAGACGGAGCGCTGTTTCCACAAGGAGCTTTCCCTAACGCCATAACAACTATTGTTGCGGAGTCGCCTGTGTTTAGTCCAGTAATAGTATGCAGTAACCCGTTGGTGCCACTGCTTGGTGTGGTATAGGAGCTGTTGTTAACGCTTACCATATACCCTTGCGCATCCGGTACTGCATCCCACGTAAATACAATTGTGCTGTTTGTTGTGGTGCCGCAATTTACTTGCGGAGCAGGTAGTGGTACTATTACAGTTGTAGCAATTGTATTTGTTGATGTGTCAGCACAACCTTGATTGCTAACAAGCACTTTTACTGTTTTTCCGTTAAGCAAATTGCTGGTTGTATATACAGGATTTGTGCCTGATTGCATAAGGGCAAAATTTTCATAAAAGCTGTAACTGCTGTAAACTTGAGGATTTGCAGTAAAACTAATTGGTGTGCCCGAACAAGTAGAATCATTGCTTGCGCTAGAAGTAATAGATACAACAGGCAGAGGAGTTAGTTGAACGCTGATGTACTTTGTTGCCGATGGACAAAGCGCTTCGGATAAGTTAGTTACACTTACAGGAATGGTGATATTGTTTGTTGGCGCAATAGAGTAGGTAAGAGATGTCCCGGCCGCACCGTTATTCCATGAAGTACTGTAATTCGAAATGTTAATTCCAGAAATGCTTGTGTTTACCGTATCTCCCTCGCAAAGATTAATTTGTGTTGGAGCATTAAAACTAATCGCAGTACAGTTTTGAGCGTAACATGTTTGTGCAAATGAGATTACACTGTTTCCGCAAGGTTGTCCACCCAAGGCTTTAACCTCAATGGTAGCCGATGAGCCCTGTGTTGCGCCAGTAATTAAATGTGTAAGTCCATTACCTCCGGAAGAAGCGGTTGTAAATGCACCGCCATTAATACTTATTTCATAGCCTGTAGCACCGGTTACACTATTCCAGTCAAACTCGATAGAAGTATTTGTGGTGTTTCCGCAGGTTACTTGCGGAGATTGCAGCGGAGGTATTACTGCAAAACTAACCGTATTGCTTGCAACTCCTGTGCAGCCTTGTTCTGTGGCTATTACTTGTAATACGGAGGTGCTTAATAAGTTATTCGCAGTAAAAACAGGATTGGGTCCGTTTTGCACCAATCCTAAACCATTGTAAAAAGCGTAATTGTCGTAAGTAGCCGGATTAGCTGTAAATACAACTTGTTGGCCAGAACATACACTGTCATTTCCTGCATTGTTTGTTAGTACAGGTGTTGGAAGTTGATTTAAATCAACAGTTAAAATTTGTGTAAAAGACGGACAGGTAGGTTGTGCTGTGTTGGTAACACTAGCTGTGAATGTGGTGTCTGTTGTAACGTTCATTGAAAAAGTG from Bacteroidota bacterium includes these protein-coding regions:
- a CDS encoding gliding motility-associated C-terminal domain-containing protein, giving the protein LTALSDDSICVGSTALFSALPAGLDNYIFYDGFASVQSGASTALTYGSAQTFTVTVVATEDGCNSLPSNAIKTTIINNLPAPILNCGGSNLDSLSFVWSMVNGAQGYEISINGGAYSAPSSGSLGLTHLLSGLNPNDSATATIRAIGTPPCGNSMISNSVTCFTRICDPISFTLSGPTTICGNQAVTAIASNILPSTYAINWNSGAAQGVTTFSMNVTTDTTFTASVTNTAQPTCPSFTQILTVDLNQLPTPVLTNNAGNDSVCSGQQVVFTANPATYDNYAFYNGLGLVQNGPNPVFTANNLLSTSVLQVIATEQGCTGVASNTVSFAVIPPLQSPQVTCGNTTNTSIEFDWNSVTGATGYEISINGGAFTTASSGGNGLTHLITGATQGSSATIEVKALGGQPCGNSVISFAQTCYAQNCTAISFNAPTQINLCEGDTVNTSISGINISNYSTSWNNGAAGTSLTYSIAPTNNITIPVSVTNLSEALCPSATKYISVQLTPLPVVSITSSASNDSTCSGTPISFTANPQVYSSYSFYENFALMQSGTNPVYTTSNLLNGKTVKVLVSNQGCADTSTNTIATTVIVPLPAPQVNCGTTTNSTIVFTWDAVPDAQGYMVSVNNSSYTTPSSGTNGLLHTITGLNTGDSATIVVMALGKAPCGNSAPSNAQTCYAIPCTGITFTLSGTTQVCQATQAIASISNITPATFNSSWNGGVFGSTTSYSVVPTTDTTIHVVLKNTAEPLCPTADKSISVDFINKPVVTLSLSASNDSVCFGVPITLTASPATYDNYQFYNATSSLASSANPVYITNNISGTYSFYVVSNFMGCLDTSAANSISIVPLPFVTFSASVANDSICQGAPYTLTVSPAGLSNYQFTYNGSTVQNSSSNAYTTSGLAVGNNQILVTASDYLGCSNTPADTATVVVLPYTSVTLAANATGSICNHQTVLFTASPSGLNQYTFYLNNSVVQNGPSNVYTNNTLTTTDTVRVTSTNSIGCASSKSNGYHFVINPTADPAIDNNNDTLYYCVSSATALQLSASVDTALYNPVTYYWSTNQQTKNISVNPTQSTWYSVYTVFNGCPSLLDSVLVLLDNQAPPTVSASSSVQGAICLGDSILLTGTSNGLYSVWLNGTNDTVSKTSSVVVKPITDSVFVFRSSNKGCATTISVPVKVDKCLTDLSGPIPQIITPNGDGANDNWIVPDIDYFQENKLMIYNRWGQLVYSQSPYLNTWTGTDNSNNELSEGSYYYVLDLGGNYDKKFVGFVVIHR